The following proteins are encoded in a genomic region of Natronorubrum halophilum:
- a CDS encoding Hsp20/alpha crystallin family protein: protein MSALRDALGNLSEDVFFDLLESEDAYLLVLDVPGVTADSLTLTVEDGRISIEAHREKDPNEDYRYLEENRSLFLDVELPLPADAVETESEATVERGVLELTLPKLSSGGETTIDVVDEDAG, encoded by the coding sequence ATGTCAGCGCTCCGCGATGCATTAGGGAATCTCTCCGAGGACGTTTTCTTCGACCTTCTCGAGAGCGAGGACGCCTATCTGCTCGTCCTCGACGTCCCCGGTGTTACCGCCGACTCGCTCACCCTGACGGTCGAGGACGGCCGCATCTCGATCGAGGCTCACCGCGAAAAAGACCCCAACGAGGACTATCGTTACCTCGAGGAGAACCGGTCGCTCTTTCTCGATGTCGAACTTCCTTTGCCCGCGGACGCGGTCGAAACGGAATCGGAGGCGACGGTGGAACGCGGCGTCCTCGAGTTGACGCTGCCCAAGTTGTCTTCGGGTGGAGAGACGACCATCGACGTCGTCGACGAGGACGCCGGCTAA
- a CDS encoding molybdopterin molybdotransferase MoeA, whose translation MEGADNERKRSGFKVRTPVDEARRILREAVVAGHDGIGIDGDDSDGPASVGAGDIPPTTDTELVDIERADGRVLAAPVASARNVPHYRRAAMDGYAVRAADTFGASDRSPEVLRVAAGTGRDAEVAPETAARVHTGSALPEGADAVVMIEQVTELESVDELEVADAVAEGENVAPVGEDIEEDQRLYAAGHRLRPSDLGLLRSAGYAKVSVAKRPTVGVIPTGEELVSSDPGPGEVIETNGLTVSRLVERWGGRSTYRDVVTDDPESLRVAIQRDLTKDVIVTTGGSSVGQRDLLPEVIDDLGEVLVHGVGLKPGHPVCLGVVEGTPVLALPGYPVACIVNAVQFLRPTVRWLEGTTPDPHPTTHARLERKIPSEPGTRTFARVQLEAREETDLEADEPQFVATPTRASGSGVLSSVALADGWVVVGDDREGIPAGERVAVEDWEPNP comes from the coding sequence ATGGAAGGAGCCGACAACGAGCGCAAGCGGTCCGGGTTCAAGGTACGGACCCCGGTCGACGAAGCGCGCCGAATACTCAGGGAGGCCGTCGTAGCGGGGCACGACGGAATCGGTATCGACGGCGACGATAGCGACGGTCCTGCGAGCGTCGGTGCCGGCGACATCCCGCCCACGACGGATACGGAACTCGTGGACATCGAACGCGCGGACGGGCGAGTGCTTGCCGCTCCCGTCGCGTCCGCCCGAAACGTCCCCCACTATCGGCGAGCGGCGATGGACGGCTACGCCGTTCGAGCCGCGGACACGTTCGGGGCCAGCGACCGCTCCCCCGAAGTGCTCCGAGTCGCAGCGGGAACCGGCCGCGACGCCGAAGTCGCGCCGGAAACGGCCGCCCGCGTTCACACCGGAAGTGCCCTTCCCGAGGGTGCGGACGCCGTCGTCATGATCGAACAGGTCACCGAACTCGAGTCGGTCGACGAACTCGAGGTCGCCGACGCGGTCGCGGAGGGCGAAAACGTCGCGCCCGTCGGCGAGGATATCGAGGAGGACCAACGGCTCTACGCGGCCGGCCACCGGCTCCGGCCGTCGGATCTCGGCCTCCTGCGCTCTGCAGGCTACGCGAAGGTGTCGGTCGCGAAGCGGCCGACGGTCGGCGTGATCCCGACGGGCGAGGAACTCGTCTCGAGCGACCCGGGACCGGGCGAGGTCATCGAAACCAACGGACTCACGGTCTCCCGGCTGGTCGAGCGCTGGGGCGGCCGCTCGACGTACCGAGACGTCGTCACCGACGACCCCGAATCGCTGCGCGTGGCGATTCAGCGGGACCTGACGAAGGACGTGATCGTCACCACCGGCGGCTCTTCCGTCGGTCAACGCGACCTGCTGCCCGAGGTGATCGACGACCTCGGCGAGGTGCTCGTCCACGGCGTCGGCCTCAAACCCGGCCATCCCGTCTGTCTCGGCGTCGTCGAAGGGACGCCCGTACTCGCGCTGCCCGGCTACCCCGTCGCCTGTATCGTCAACGCCGTCCAGTTCCTGCGGCCGACCGTACGCTGGCTCGAGGGGACGACTCCGGATCCACACCCCACGACGCACGCGCGCCTCGAGCGAAAGATCCCGAGCGAACCCGGGACGCGAACGTTCGCGCGGGTACAACTCGAGGCGCGCGAGGAGACGGACCTCGAGGCCGACGAGCCGCAGTTCGTCGCAACTCCGACGCGAGCGAGCGGGTCGGGGGTGCTCTCGAGCGTCGCGCTCGCCGACGGCTGGGTGGTCGTCGGCGATGACCGCGAGGGGATTCCGGCCGGCGAGAGGGTCGCCGTGGAGGACTGGGAACCGAACCCGTAA
- a CDS encoding serine hydrolase domain-containing protein gives MSRLTETDRERIAALFYRHLEVGLHHGAQLSVYVDGERALDLAGGVTGPDGEAETGETRHVLFSSTKPYGAVTLHSLVEEGALEYDDRVVDHWPEFAEAGTEKAAVTVRQVLSHTAGLPRGEIDDRPDLWSDWDAVVEHLEAMDLVHSPGAVPAYHALTFGWLVGELVRRVSGTPIEEAAAERVFEPLEMADTGIGLRADEDDNVATLVGFEEFDRCRDPGEGLGDHAEVAAPFNDEAIHRSVIPAANGIGTAGDMARFYACLANGGELDGVRILEPETVERMTRLEAETEADGTIGREARFCLGFWKGGTTVAPYGSLSPERTFGHAGLGSSVGWADPEENIGFSYVTNGVRDGSYEHVARVNALADAVRLAIR, from the coding sequence ATGTCACGACTTACCGAGACGGATCGGGAACGGATCGCCGCCCTCTTCTATCGGCACCTCGAGGTGGGGCTCCATCACGGCGCTCAGTTGAGCGTCTACGTCGACGGCGAGCGGGCGCTCGATCTCGCTGGCGGCGTCACGGGTCCGGACGGCGAGGCGGAGACGGGTGAGACGCGGCACGTCCTCTTTTCCAGTACGAAACCCTACGGAGCCGTGACGCTCCACTCCCTCGTCGAGGAGGGGGCGCTCGAGTACGACGACCGCGTCGTGGATCACTGGCCCGAGTTCGCCGAGGCGGGCACCGAGAAAGCCGCCGTCACCGTTCGGCAGGTGCTAAGCCACACCGCCGGACTGCCCCGGGGGGAGATCGACGACCGTCCCGACCTCTGGAGCGACTGGGACGCCGTCGTGGAGCACCTCGAGGCGATGGACCTCGTCCACTCGCCGGGGGCGGTTCCGGCGTACCACGCCCTCACGTTCGGCTGGTTGGTCGGGGAACTCGTTCGCCGGGTATCGGGGACGCCGATCGAGGAGGCCGCCGCGGAACGCGTGTTCGAACCGCTCGAAATGGCAGACACCGGTATCGGCCTTCGGGCGGACGAGGACGACAACGTGGCGACGCTGGTCGGCTTCGAGGAGTTCGACCGCTGTCGGGACCCCGGCGAGGGACTCGGGGATCACGCCGAAGTCGCGGCCCCGTTCAACGACGAGGCGATCCACCGGTCCGTCATCCCCGCCGCCAACGGCATCGGGACGGCCGGCGACATGGCCCGCTTCTACGCCTGTCTCGCCAACGGCGGCGAGCTCGATGGGGTGCGGATACTCGAACCGGAAACCGTCGAACGGATGACTCGCCTCGAGGCCGAAACGGAGGCTGACGGAACGATCGGCCGCGAGGCGCGGTTCTGTCTCGGATTCTGGAAGGGCGGGACGACCGTCGCCCCGTACGGTTCGCTGTCGCCGGAGCGGACGTTCGGCCACGCCGGACTCGGCAGTAGCGTCGGCTGGGCCGATCCCGAGGAGAATATCGGCTTTTCCTACGTGACGAACGGGGTTCGCGATGGCTCCTACGAGCACGTCGCCCGGGTGAACGCGCTCGCGGACGCGGTTCGACTCGCGATCCGGTAG
- a CDS encoding MATE family efflux transporter — protein sequence MSFRWSTLPNPFRWFLLAVGSLLARFGVIEPRRVERTTDLAWPRIVTGLARMSKSAADIAMVGIALGPAAIAGVGLATPFWGLAFGIGGGIAGATIGLVSQRYTGGSAEEVSLAVTTSGLVVVAIMLPLAALYWLVPDGLVALVGNDATSIAYGADYLRVVAIGVPFAALNLIGSRTLVGADDAWTPMMLRTGGALVNVGLNAALIFGLGMGVVGAAIGTVVANVVVLAAFVTGFTTGRLPLVGEFPVTLSLGWPQATVADVRDVLSIGTPLVFTNVARRGAQFPMLAIVAFFGPNVLAAYVVARRVRDLMDTPGWGFSLASSSLVGQELGIGDEQDADTYGREVLWFGVGVYLVSAAVVLVFAEQVGRVFVDDPAILPLVTTFIAVACVSVVFRGVSGGATGPLRASGDTRWPFYGQVLGLYVFALPVAFLGAVSVPIPSLEVVTPLGIGALYAALLLETLVPAVVTYYRFEAGHWKAISRAYRPESAPGD from the coding sequence GTGTCTTTTCGATGGAGTACCCTCCCGAACCCGTTCCGCTGGTTCCTCCTTGCAGTCGGCTCGCTGCTCGCGCGATTCGGGGTAATCGAACCGCGACGCGTCGAGCGAACGACCGACCTCGCGTGGCCGCGGATCGTGACGGGACTCGCCCGGATGTCCAAGTCCGCGGCGGATATCGCGATGGTCGGGATCGCCCTCGGGCCGGCAGCCATCGCTGGCGTCGGGCTCGCGACCCCCTTCTGGGGGCTGGCGTTCGGGATCGGCGGCGGGATCGCCGGCGCGACGATCGGGCTGGTCTCCCAGCGCTACACCGGCGGGAGCGCCGAGGAGGTCTCGCTGGCGGTGACGACCAGCGGTCTCGTCGTCGTCGCGATCATGCTCCCGCTGGCCGCCCTCTACTGGCTGGTTCCTGACGGACTGGTCGCACTCGTAGGGAACGACGCCACGTCGATCGCGTACGGCGCGGACTACCTCAGGGTCGTCGCCATCGGCGTCCCGTTCGCGGCGCTGAATCTCATCGGGAGCCGGACGCTCGTCGGTGCCGACGACGCGTGGACGCCGATGATGCTCCGTACGGGCGGCGCCCTCGTCAACGTCGGGCTCAATGCGGCGTTGATCTTCGGGCTGGGGATGGGCGTCGTCGGCGCGGCGATCGGAACCGTCGTCGCGAACGTCGTCGTCCTGGCCGCGTTCGTCACCGGATTCACCACGGGCCGACTGCCGCTGGTCGGCGAGTTCCCGGTGACCCTCAGTCTCGGGTGGCCGCAGGCGACGGTCGCCGACGTTCGGGACGTCCTCAGCATCGGCACACCGCTCGTCTTCACGAACGTCGCCCGGCGTGGCGCGCAGTTCCCGATGCTCGCGATCGTCGCGTTCTTCGGCCCGAACGTTCTCGCCGCCTACGTCGTCGCCCGGCGCGTTCGCGATCTGATGGATACTCCCGGCTGGGGCTTCTCGCTCGCCTCGAGCAGCCTGGTCGGACAGGAACTCGGCATCGGCGACGAGCAGGACGCCGACACGTACGGCCGAGAGGTCCTCTGGTTCGGCGTCGGCGTCTACCTCGTCAGCGCGGCGGTCGTGCTCGTCTTCGCCGAGCAGGTCGGTCGCGTCTTCGTGGACGACCCGGCGATCCTGCCGCTCGTGACGACGTTCATCGCCGTCGCCTGCGTGAGCGTCGTCTTCCGCGGCGTCAGCGGCGGCGCGACCGGCCCGCTCCGCGCCAGCGGCGACACCCGCTGGCCGTTCTACGGGCAGGTACTCGGCCTGTACGTCTTCGCGCTCCCCGTCGCCTTCCTCGGCGCCGTCTCGGTCCCGATCCCCTCCCTCGAGGTCGTGACGCCGCTGGGAATCGGCGCGCTCTACGCCGCGTTGCTCCTCGAGACGCTCGTCCCCGCCGTCGTCACCTACTACCGGTTCGAGGCCGGCCACTGGAAAGCGATCAGTCGCGCGTACCGCCCCGAATCCGCGCCCGGAGACTAG
- a CDS encoding molybdopterin biosynthesis protein: MERKEFRDLASPDDARAAIGSLSLEGGIDRVSLEDARGRVIVTRLDAELDVPGFDRASLDGYALRARDTFGADEADPARLEVVGEVHAGEKPDVELEDGQAAEISTGAVMPSGADAMVPVERTDTDGSGDGGTDVLIRTSVAPGDNVMFAGTDVAAGERALGPGTRITPRDIGLLSALGIDEVPVRGKPRVGIVSTGDELVRPGEDLESERGEIYDVNSYTIAAGVEDAGGEAVLYPHAGDERDEMERVLREAAGECDLVLSSGSTSASAVDVIYRVIEEQGELLLHGVSVKPGKPMLVGRLESSAYVGLPGYPVSAMMVFRTFVAPAIREAAGLPEPTAATISGRMARQERYGEGRLRLMPVGVVGDATGDPLVYPVDKGSGATTSLAEADGVVEVDPETDYLEAGESVAVRLFSPDVRPPTLLGVGEDDPTLNRLLDGLENPRYLSVGSRPGVRRLREGVPDVAVVAGPLDRDIEATELGRWSREWGLIVQAGNPREIEALADVVDRDLRFVNRTTDSGLRSSLEAAVDDLAADRDANARDVRGTIDGFDLGLRAHESPARKVIAGEADVGLGLRETADRLDLGFVPVGEQSVRVLANPDRTGKDSVRELKTALESGPNGD; encoded by the coding sequence ATGGAACGCAAGGAGTTTCGCGATCTCGCCTCCCCCGATGACGCGCGTGCGGCTATCGGCTCGCTTTCGCTCGAGGGCGGTATCGACCGCGTCTCGCTCGAGGACGCCCGCGGGCGGGTGATCGTAACCCGACTCGACGCCGAACTCGACGTGCCGGGGTTCGACCGGGCGAGTCTGGACGGCTACGCCCTCCGGGCGCGGGACACGTTCGGTGCGGACGAGGCCGATCCGGCGCGACTCGAGGTCGTCGGCGAGGTCCACGCCGGCGAGAAACCCGACGTCGAACTCGAGGACGGACAGGCCGCCGAGATCTCGACGGGTGCGGTGATGCCGTCGGGAGCGGACGCGATGGTTCCGGTCGAGCGCACGGATACCGACGGATCCGGCGACGGCGGTACCGACGTGCTGATTCGAACGTCGGTCGCACCCGGAGACAACGTCATGTTCGCCGGCACGGACGTCGCCGCGGGCGAACGCGCGCTCGGTCCTGGAACCCGAATCACGCCCCGCGACATCGGATTGCTCTCCGCACTCGGGATCGACGAGGTTCCCGTTCGCGGGAAACCGCGAGTCGGCATCGTCTCGACGGGCGACGAACTCGTCAGGCCGGGCGAGGACCTCGAGAGCGAGCGCGGCGAGATCTACGACGTCAACAGCTACACGATCGCCGCGGGGGTCGAGGACGCCGGCGGGGAGGCGGTGCTCTACCCCCACGCCGGCGACGAACGGGACGAGATGGAGCGCGTACTCCGGGAGGCCGCCGGCGAGTGCGACCTCGTGCTCTCCTCGGGATCCACCAGCGCGAGTGCGGTCGACGTCATCTACCGCGTGATCGAAGAGCAAGGCGAACTGCTGCTCCACGGCGTCAGCGTCAAACCCGGAAAGCCGATGCTCGTCGGACGCCTGGAGTCGTCGGCCTACGTCGGCCTTCCCGGCTACCCCGTCTCCGCGATGATGGTCTTTCGAACGTTCGTCGCGCCGGCGATCCGCGAGGCTGCGGGGCTGCCCGAGCCCACGGCAGCGACGATATCGGGGCGGATGGCCCGCCAGGAGCGGTACGGGGAAGGACGGCTGCGACTCATGCCCGTCGGCGTAGTCGGGGATGCGACCGGCGATCCCCTCGTCTACCCCGTCGATAAGGGTAGCGGCGCGACCACCAGCCTCGCCGAAGCCGACGGCGTCGTCGAAGTCGATCCGGAAACCGACTATCTCGAGGCGGGCGAATCCGTCGCCGTCCGGCTCTTTTCGCCGGACGTCCGGCCGCCCACGCTGTTGGGCGTCGGCGAGGACGACCCCACGCTGAACCGGCTGCTCGACGGCCTCGAGAACCCGCGCTACCTCTCGGTCGGTTCGCGGCCGGGCGTCCGGCGACTCCGAGAGGGCGTTCCCGACGTCGCCGTCGTCGCCGGTCCCCTCGACCGCGATATCGAGGCGACCGAACTCGGGCGCTGGAGCCGCGAGTGGGGACTGATCGTCCAGGCCGGCAACCCCCGCGAAATCGAGGCGCTGGCTGACGTGGTTGATCGCGACCTGCGCTTCGTCAACCGGACGACCGACTCGGGGCTGCGCTCGAGTCTCGAGGCCGCCGTCGACGATCTCGCGGCCGATCGCGACGCCAACGCTCGCGACGTCCGCGGGACGATCGACGGCTTCGATCTCGGGCTTCGAGCCCACGAAAGTCCCGCGCGGAAGGTCATCGCGGGCGAGGCCGACGTCGGCCTCGGACTGCGCGAGACCGCGGATCGACTCGACCTCGGCTTCGTCCCCGTCGGCGAGCAGTCGGTGCGAGTCCTCGCGAACCCCGACCGCACGGGCAAGGACAGCGTGCGGGAACTGAAAACGGCACTCGAGAGCGGACCGAACGGCGACTGA
- a CDS encoding helix-turn-helix domain-containing protein yields MSTIAEFRLPAVETTLGTAIEHAAGATFELESSVSKTRPSLWVSGVDRETANAAFEADPSVEEYDLLVETESRLLFDVSFVDETMGLRDELLADGGSLLEMWGTDGWWQVRVRFRSRDTLTDAYDRLEEAGISADLRRVTDVSGVTDDETRLTPEQQEALEAALEHGYFEIPRGISMEELAGELGISHQALSERFRRAYETLVDDELQPAGEQSRAE; encoded by the coding sequence ATGTCGACGATAGCCGAGTTCCGGCTACCAGCGGTGGAGACGACACTGGGAACAGCGATCGAACACGCAGCCGGAGCCACGTTCGAACTGGAGTCCTCAGTATCGAAAACGCGGCCCTCTCTTTGGGTATCCGGTGTCGACCGCGAGACGGCCAATGCCGCCTTCGAGGCGGATCCGTCGGTCGAGGAGTATGACTTACTCGTCGAAACCGAGTCGAGACTGTTGTTCGACGTGAGCTTCGTCGACGAGACGATGGGACTCCGCGACGAACTGCTCGCCGACGGCGGCTCCCTCCTGGAGATGTGGGGCACCGACGGCTGGTGGCAAGTCAGGGTCCGATTTCGCAGTCGGGACACGCTCACCGACGCCTACGACCGACTCGAGGAAGCGGGGATCTCCGCCGACCTCCGGCGGGTAACCGACGTCAGCGGCGTCACGGACGACGAGACCAGATTGACCCCCGAGCAACAGGAGGCCCTCGAGGCCGCACTCGAGCACGGCTACTTCGAGATACCGCGAGGGATCTCGATGGAGGAGCTGGCGGGCGAACTGGGCATCTCCCATCAGGCGCTCTCCGAGCGGTTTCGCCGTGCCTACGAGACGCTGGTCGACGACGAACTCCAGCCGGCGGGCGAACAGTCGCGCGCCGAATAA
- a CDS encoding glutathione S-transferase N-terminal domain-containing protein, whose amino-acid sequence MLELYQAERCPHSTDVRATLTDLGVSYVIHNPRRPGSEGGDVLNEQTQQAMTKLGGKDSIPFLVDTDREETLYESEEIIDYLERHYG is encoded by the coding sequence ATGCTCGAGCTTTACCAGGCGGAACGCTGTCCGCACAGCACGGACGTCAGAGCGACGCTCACGGATCTCGGCGTCTCGTACGTCATCCACAACCCCCGCCGACCCGGCTCCGAAGGCGGCGACGTACTCAACGAACAGACCCAGCAGGCGATGACGAAACTGGGCGGTAAGGACTCGATTCCGTTCCTCGTCGACACCGATCGCGAGGAAACGCTCTACGAGAGCGAGGAGATCATCGACTACCTCGAGCGCCACTACGGGTGA
- a CDS encoding HAD family hydrolase, producing MDGATAVDCEYDFWLLDLDGTLVDVEWSYTRDVFDRVGDRLGREFTDREADILWSGLTGSRDRQLREWGVDPDEFWTAFHDEEDPQVRAEQTYLHEDAAFVADLEEPVGLVTHCQRFLCEPVLDHLDIRDWFDARLCCTPETGWKPDPAPVQSVMNDLGVGNNGHEGVLAGDGANDVGAAWNAGLDAIHVERVGHERRGQCVRGDYRVQSFDELF from the coding sequence ATGGATGGCGCGACGGCCGTCGACTGCGAGTACGACTTCTGGCTGCTCGATCTCGACGGAACGCTCGTCGACGTCGAGTGGTCGTACACCCGCGACGTGTTCGACCGAGTCGGCGACCGGCTCGGTCGCGAGTTCACCGACCGGGAGGCCGATATCCTCTGGAGCGGTCTGACCGGCTCTCGCGACCGACAGCTCCGGGAGTGGGGCGTCGACCCCGACGAGTTCTGGACGGCTTTCCATGACGAGGAAGATCCGCAGGTCCGGGCCGAACAGACCTACCTTCACGAGGACGCGGCGTTCGTCGCCGACCTCGAGGAGCCGGTCGGGCTGGTCACGCACTGTCAACGGTTCCTCTGCGAGCCGGTTCTCGATCACCTCGACATTCGGGACTGGTTCGACGCGCGACTCTGTTGCACCCCGGAAACCGGCTGGAAGCCCGACCCCGCCCCCGTTCAGTCCGTCATGAACGATCTCGGGGTCGGCAACAACGGCCACGAGGGCGTGCTCGCGGGTGACGGTGCCAACGACGTCGGCGCGGCCTGGAACGCGGGCCTCGACGCGATCCACGTCGAACGCGTCGGCCACGAACGCCGGGGGCAGTGCGTGCGCGGCGATTACCGCGTGCAGTCGTTCGACGAACTGTTCTGA
- the lwrS gene encoding LWR-salt protein, with translation MKARYVFRARLRLESEESSVRLESSSARTTVTVFREAPEPGREGWLFFRDTLWRGEVGDEAHGRRLAEEWLGESVESVAFRELQVDQEYFTALKEAIAADLEAFNAENVDEVLSKYLGSSIRVTDADGAAETADES, from the coding sequence ATGAAAGCCCGGTACGTCTTCCGCGCACGGCTCCGCCTCGAGTCCGAGGAGTCGTCGGTCCGCCTCGAGTCGTCGTCGGCCCGGACGACGGTAACCGTCTTTCGCGAGGCTCCGGAACCCGGCCGCGAGGGCTGGCTGTTCTTCCGGGATACGCTGTGGCGCGGCGAGGTGGGCGACGAGGCGCACGGTCGCCGACTCGCCGAGGAGTGGCTCGGCGAGTCCGTCGAGTCGGTCGCGTTTCGCGAACTGCAGGTCGACCAAGAGTACTTCACGGCGCTGAAGGAGGCGATCGCGGCCGATCTCGAGGCGTTCAACGCCGAAAACGTCGACGAGGTGCTCTCGAAGTATCTGGGCTCGAGTATCAGGGTTACCGACGCGGACGGAGCGGCGGAAACAGCCGACGAGTCCTGA
- a CDS encoding 4a-hydroxytetrahydrobiopterin dehydratase, whose protein sequence is MADLLSDDEIESQLPDDWDREGDEIVRTYEFDDYLRGVNFAQMVGEIAEAQFHHPEIIIRYAEVEIRLTSHEEGGITGDDIEMAELIESERDA, encoded by the coding sequence ATGGCTGATCTGCTTTCCGACGACGAAATCGAGTCACAGCTTCCGGACGACTGGGATCGCGAGGGCGACGAGATCGTTCGAACCTACGAGTTCGACGACTACCTCCGCGGCGTCAACTTCGCGCAGATGGTCGGTGAGATCGCCGAGGCGCAGTTTCACCACCCCGAGATTATCATCCGGTACGCCGAAGTCGAGATCCGACTCACCTCCCACGAGGAAGGCGGCATCACGGGCGATGACATCGAGATGGCGGAGCTGATCGAATCCGAGCGAGACGCCTAA
- the hemA gene encoding glutamyl-tRNA reductase, with amino-acid sequence MIPAGVVTAGRVTHESGSVDDLAAASPESQRAGVADLCSVPAVEEAYVLSTCNRVEAYVVGTDADVGRAALEEFFAPVDDDAVVLTDHDESLHHLLCVASGLESVVLGEDQIIGQVRTAYEDARNAGGIGKMLEAAVTKAIHVGERARTETGINEGVVSLGSAATTLAARDVPLEGATALVVGAGEMGRLAARSLADAGVGTVVVANRTVSHAEHLASELEAAADAVPLEALDTVASEVDVVITATGSAEPVLEPRQLESADSGRENDGTGGDGGTGPAQVVVDLGQPRDVVPAADSLSTVTVYDLDDLESVTTETREQRADAAREVESMIDREFELLCEQYKRARADEVIAAMYESANRMKERELETALSQLDGEQFSADQREVVEAMADALVNQLLAPPTKSLREAAAEDDWSTINTALQLFDPDFGGDDGPMASPLTPGTMSVKPQLEATDDD; translated from the coding sequence GTGATTCCGGCCGGGGTCGTGACCGCTGGTCGAGTAACTCACGAGAGCGGCAGCGTCGACGATCTCGCCGCTGCCAGCCCCGAGAGCCAGCGGGCCGGCGTCGCCGACCTCTGTTCCGTCCCGGCGGTCGAAGAGGCGTACGTGCTCTCGACGTGCAACCGGGTCGAAGCCTACGTCGTCGGCACCGACGCCGACGTCGGACGGGCCGCCCTCGAGGAATTTTTCGCGCCGGTCGACGACGATGCGGTCGTCCTGACGGACCACGACGAGAGCCTCCACCACCTGCTATGCGTCGCATCCGGACTCGAGTCGGTCGTCCTCGGCGAGGACCAGATCATCGGACAGGTCCGAACGGCCTACGAGGACGCCCGCAACGCCGGCGGCATCGGGAAGATGCTCGAGGCCGCCGTGACGAAGGCGATCCACGTCGGCGAGCGCGCCCGTACCGAGACCGGGATCAACGAGGGCGTCGTCTCGCTCGGCTCGGCGGCGACGACGCTCGCCGCCCGGGACGTTCCGCTCGAGGGGGCCACCGCCCTCGTCGTCGGGGCCGGCGAGATGGGACGACTCGCCGCTCGCAGTCTCGCGGACGCCGGCGTTGGGACCGTCGTCGTCGCGAACCGAACCGTCTCACACGCCGAACACCTCGCGAGCGAACTCGAGGCGGCGGCCGACGCCGTGCCCCTGGAGGCGCTCGACACCGTCGCGAGCGAGGTCGACGTCGTCATCACGGCAACCGGAAGCGCGGAGCCGGTGCTCGAGCCGCGACAGCTCGAGAGCGCCGATAGCGGGCGCGAAAACGATGGCACGGGCGGTGACGGCGGCACCGGTCCGGCGCAGGTCGTCGTCGACCTCGGCCAACCGCGCGACGTCGTTCCGGCCGCCGATTCGCTGTCGACCGTGACCGTCTACGATCTCGACGACCTCGAGTCGGTTACCACGGAAACCCGCGAGCAACGCGCCGACGCGGCTCGCGAGGTCGAGTCGATGATCGACAGGGAGTTTGAACTGCTCTGCGAGCAGTACAAACGAGCCCGCGCGGACGAGGTGATCGCCGCGATGTACGAGTCCGCAAACCGGATGAAAGAGCGGGAACTCGAGACGGCGCTCTCGCAACTCGACGGGGAGCAGTTTTCCGCGGACCAGCGCGAGGTCGTCGAAGCGATGGCCGACGCGCTGGTCAATCAGTTGCTCGCGCCGCCGACAAAGAGCCTGCGAGAAGCCGCTGCCGAGGACGACTGGAGCACGATCAACACCGCGCTCCAACTGTTCGATCCCGACTTCGGCGGCGACGACGGGCCGATGGCGTCACCGTTGACGCCCGGTACGATGTCCGTCAAACCGCAACTCGAGGCGACTGACGACGATTAA
- a CDS encoding precorrin-2 dehydrogenase/sirohydrochlorin ferrochelatase family protein has translation MIPLLHDFTDATVLVFGGGPVGARKARRFAREAEVLVVSPEFADLDFGGAELIKSAPEPADVADWLERTAPALVVAATDDEAVNEAVADAARDRGVLVNRADRAGGRDSGSVVVPATVREDPVVVSIATGGTAPALSKHLRAELEETLSGAGEMATVCGRLRTELKARDVPPERRRQIVTDVVNSPALWTALRTGTPNCEQVIEDVLAEELPHGGDRP, from the coding sequence ATGATCCCACTCTTGCACGATTTCACGGATGCGACGGTACTCGTCTTCGGCGGCGGTCCGGTCGGTGCTCGAAAGGCCCGACGGTTCGCTCGCGAAGCCGAGGTGCTCGTCGTCAGCCCCGAGTTCGCCGATCTGGACTTTGGCGGCGCCGAACTGATAAAATCCGCGCCGGAACCGGCCGATGTCGCCGACTGGCTCGAGCGGACTGCGCCCGCTCTGGTCGTCGCCGCGACGGACGACGAGGCGGTCAACGAGGCCGTCGCCGACGCCGCTCGAGACCGCGGGGTGCTCGTCAACCGCGCGGATCGGGCGGGCGGACGCGATTCCGGTAGCGTGGTGGTTCCGGCGACCGTGCGCGAGGACCCGGTAGTCGTTTCGATCGCAACCGGCGGAACCGCGCCCGCGCTGAGCAAGCACCTCCGAGCGGAACTCGAGGAGACGCTCTCGGGAGCGGGCGAGATGGCGACGGTCTGCGGACGGCTCCGGACGGAGCTCAAAGCGCGGGACGTTCCGCCCGAGCGACGACGGCAGATCGTCACCGATGTCGTCAATTCCCCGGCCCTTTGGACAGCTTTACGTACGGGTACTCCTAACTGTGAGCAAGTGATCGAGGACGTGCTGGCCGAGGAACTGCCCCACGGGGGTGACCGGCCGTGA